From the genome of Petrotoga miotherma DSM 10691:
TGTGAATTTTTGAAGGTTATTGATTTTATCTATCCCTGAAGTGGCAAAGATTTATTTTTATTATTTTAACATAAATAATATCTCTTTTAAAAATACATATGGTACAATTTGATGGTAGTGAAATTGGTTCTTTTATTTTAGATGGATTGTGAAAATATTCACATCATAAAGGAGGGATACATAGTATGGCAGGAAGATTGGAAGGAAAAGTCGCTATTATTACAGGAGCCGCAAGAGGAATGGGAAAAGCTGAAGCTGAACTCTTTGCAAAAGAAGGTGCAAAGGTTGTTGTTGCTGATATTTTAGACA
Proteins encoded in this window:
- a CDS encoding SDR family NAD(P)-dependent oxidoreductase; this encodes MAGRLEGKVAIITGAARGMGKAEAELFAKEGAKVVVADILDNEAKDVADKINKDGYEAIGVKLDVAKADDWKKVVD